One Terriglobia bacterium DNA segment encodes these proteins:
- a CDS encoding VWA domain-containing protein, producing the protein MRSLALTWGEAIVVNRNAAAMAAISVLVLLYSGTAIQGQQAPKKWQAPTFRVGVETVFVKVSVSDPLNRFVTGLEKDNFKIYEDKVQQTIDYFTQEPAPVSVGIVFDVSGSMKDNNNIQKAKNAIVRFLETGNPEDEYALITFNERTSLVQNFTHQSSTVRSEIALKQAGGRTAVYDAVYMGLDQIKAGKNEKKALILITDGEDNSSRYSISEVREFAKESDVQIYAVGEQGMLGYGRSLIQGIVSLTGGRAFFPNNFNELDYYIDLIHAELRNQYVLGYSPSNKVHDGKWRKIQVKLDPPPGLPKLSVHAKEGYNAPKN; encoded by the coding sequence ATGCGTTCCCTGGCGCTGACTTGGGGCGAGGCAATTGTGGTAAACCGCAATGCGGCAGCAATGGCCGCAATAAGTGTTTTGGTGCTGCTTTACAGCGGTACTGCCATACAGGGACAACAAGCCCCGAAAAAATGGCAGGCGCCCACTTTCCGTGTGGGGGTCGAAACCGTCTTCGTCAAGGTGTCGGTGAGCGATCCGCTGAATCGATTCGTGACCGGCCTCGAGAAGGACAACTTCAAGATCTACGAGGACAAGGTTCAGCAGACGATCGACTACTTCACACAGGAGCCGGCGCCGGTCAGCGTAGGCATCGTATTCGACGTCAGCGGCAGCATGAAGGATAACAACAACATCCAAAAGGCCAAAAACGCCATCGTCCGCTTCCTCGAAACAGGCAATCCCGAAGACGAATACGCCCTGATCACTTTCAACGAGAGAACCTCCCTGGTTCAGAATTTCACTCATCAGAGCTCGACGGTGCGGAGTGAAATCGCGCTCAAACAGGCCGGCGGCCGAACCGCCGTCTATGACGCCGTTTATATGGGGCTCGATCAGATCAAAGCCGGGAAAAACGAAAAGAAAGCCCTGATTCTGATCACGGATGGCGAGGACAACAGCAGCCGCTACTCCATTTCCGAGGTGCGCGAGTTTGCCAAAGAATCCGACGTCCAGATATATGCCGTTGGGGAACAGGGTATGTTGGGCTACGGACGCTCTTTAATTCAAGGGATCGTTTCCTTGACGGGAGGGCGGGCTTTCTTCCCCAACAACTTCAACGAGCTCGATTACTACATCGACCTCATCCATGCCGAACTCCGCAACCAGTACGTTCTCGGTTACAGCCCCTCAAACAAGGTCCACGACGGCAAGTGGCGAAAGATTCAGGTCAAGCTCGATCCTCCTCCAGGCCTGCCCAAGCTGAGCGTTCATGCCAAAGAAGGGTATAATGCCCCCAAGAATTGA
- a CDS encoding VWA domain-containing protein, with the protein MPPRIDARSCVLAAASIVLLLGALAFSPAHSPELQAQKKTEQQDERKKPVKPELGSKSPQENPQKGYKIGVNVELVVVHTTITDKKGQFVSGLKKENFKVFEDNVNQNIVSFSQEDVPLSLGIVIDTSGSMRNKFDNVIKAALAFIRASNPNDEEFLIGFNNEVELLEDYTNDIDLITDDLNNTVVTGGTALWDAIYLAVQKAQGGSKPKKAVIVITDGEDQDSYYKLDEMIAKVQESDVQVYGIGFLNETPDKGLFGHWTKSAPEKAHDALQRISDETGAKAFFPKDVSEIHAIVSEIAFELRNQYSIGYTSSNAAHDGTWRRIRVTLDAPASSGLRVRYRLGYFSPKPAAPGK; encoded by the coding sequence ATGCCCCCAAGAATTGACGCCCGCAGCTGCGTTCTGGCAGCCGCATCGATCGTGCTGCTGCTTGGGGCACTGGCGTTTTCCCCTGCCCACTCTCCCGAATTGCAGGCGCAGAAAAAGACCGAGCAGCAGGACGAGCGCAAGAAACCGGTCAAACCTGAGTTGGGGTCCAAATCCCCGCAGGAGAATCCACAGAAGGGGTACAAGATCGGCGTCAATGTCGAACTTGTTGTGGTACACACTACCATCACGGACAAAAAAGGCCAGTTCGTAAGCGGGCTCAAAAAGGAGAACTTCAAGGTTTTTGAAGACAATGTGAATCAGAACATCGTGTCGTTTTCTCAGGAAGACGTGCCTCTGAGCCTGGGAATCGTCATCGACACCAGCGGCAGCATGCGGAACAAATTCGACAACGTGATCAAGGCCGCGCTTGCGTTTATACGCGCCAGCAATCCCAACGACGAGGAGTTTCTGATCGGCTTTAACAACGAGGTCGAACTTCTCGAGGACTACACCAACGACATCGACCTGATCACCGACGATCTGAACAACACCGTCGTGACCGGCGGCACGGCTCTCTGGGACGCAATTTACCTTGCGGTCCAAAAAGCTCAGGGCGGATCCAAACCCAAAAAAGCGGTCATCGTCATTACCGACGGGGAGGATCAAGACAGTTACTACAAGCTTGATGAAATGATTGCCAAGGTTCAGGAATCCGATGTCCAGGTCTATGGCATCGGATTCTTGAACGAGACTCCGGATAAGGGCCTGTTTGGCCATTGGACGAAATCCGCGCCGGAAAAGGCGCATGATGCGCTGCAGAGGATCTCCGACGAAACCGGCGCCAAGGCCTTTTTCCCCAAGGATGTGAGCGAGATCCACGCCATCGTTTCGGAAATCGCGTTCGAGCTGCGGAACCAGTACAGCATCGGTTACACCTCCTCCAATGCCGCCCATGATGGGACCTGGCGGCGCATCAGGGTCACCCTCGACGCCCCTGCCTCGAGCGGGTTGCGCGTGCGCTATCGCCTGGGCTATTTCTCCCCCAAACCCGCAGCTCCCGGCAAATAG